AGCCAGGTTTAGCAAGTTTCTTAAAGGCCCTAAGATCTATCTAAAAAGGGAAGACCTTTGTCACACTGGTGCTCATAAGATAAATAATACCCTGGGCCAGGTGCTTTTGGCCCGGCGGATGAAAAAGCAACGCATTATTGCCGAAACAGGCGCCGGCCAGCACGGTGTTGCCACAGCTACTGCGGCTGCTATGTTTGGCTTGAAGTGCGTTGTTTATATGGGCGTAAAAGATATTGAGCGCCAGGCTTTGAATGTTTTTCGAATGAAACTTCTTGGTGCTGAGCTGAGGCCGGTAACCAGCGGCAGTCAGACCTTAAAAGATGCCTGCAACGAAGCAATAAGAGACTGGGTGACTAACGTTAAGGATACTTATTATGTTATCGGTTCAGTCGTAGGCCCGCACCCCTATCCAATGATGGTCAGGGATTTTCAAACAGTAATCGGAAAAGAAACAAGGGTTCAGATTTTGAAAAAAGAAGGCAGGCTGCCGGATTATTTGGTTGCCTGTGTTGGAGGGGGCAGTAATTCTATCGGCCTATTCCACCCTTTCTTTAATGATAAAAAAGTAAAGTTTGCCGGGATAGAGGCGGCAGGATTTGGTATTAAAACAAGTAAGCATGCGGCTACCCTGATTAAGGGCAGCATTGGTGTATTACACGGGGCCAAAAGTTATCTCCTGCAGGATAAGGATGGCCAGATTAATATAGCCCACTCTCTTGCTCCGGGCCTGGATTATCCGGGAGTAGGGCCGGAGCATTCTTATTATAAAGAAATAGGCCGGGCCAGGTATCTGGCTGTTACTGATAAGCAAGCCCTGGCCGGTCTTAAATTATTGTCAGAGGTCGAGGGTATTATACCCGCGCTTGAGTCTGCCCACGCCATAGCCTATGTTCAAAAGCTCGCTCCGCAGTTAACTAAAAATAAAATTGTAGTAGTTTGCCTTTCCGGCCGGGGCGATAAGGATATAGACATTGTACAAAAGGCGAACCTGAAAAGATTTAATTAATGAGTATTAGTAAAGGGTGATAATGAACAGAATCGATAAAAGATTAAACGAGTTGAGGAAAGAGGGAAAGAAGGCGTTTATTGCTTATATTACCTGCGGGTATCCCAATCTTAAGCTGACCGAGTCTTTGATGATTGAGCTTAGCCGGGCAGGGGTGGATATGATAGAGATGGGGATGCCTTTTTCAGATCCCATGGCTGACGGAATAACCATCCAGATGTCTTCTCAGGCAGCACTTAAAAACAAGATAACCTTGACTAAGGTATTTAGCCTGGCCAGGAGATTAAGGGCAAAGATAGAGGCCCCTTTGATATTGTTTACATATTATAACCCTATTTATCACATGGGGATAGCAAAAATAGGTAAAAGACTGCTCAGCTCAGGAATTGACGGCCTGATTGTCCCGGATCTTTTACCCGAAGAAGCCGGCGGATTAAAAAGTGAACTTAAAAAATATAACCTGGACTTGATCTATTTAGCAGCTCCAACTACAAAAACATCCAGGATGAAGAAAATAGCCCAGCAGTCCAAAGGATTTATTTATTATATTTCAAGGACAGGGATAACCGGTGCGAGAAAAGACATATCTTCGGATATTGAGTACAACATGGATCGCATCAAACGTATTGCTAAAAAGCCGGTTGTGGTTGGTTTTGGTATTTCAAATCCGGCTCAGGCAGCTCAAATTGCCCGTATTAGCGACGGCGTAGTGGTAGGCAGTGCTATTGTTAACCAGATAAAGAAGAATCTGGGGAAACCCAATCTGGTCAAAAAAGTCGGAGAATTTGTCGGTGAATTAGTAAAGGCGGCGAAGGAAGCAAGGTAAATGAACAAAAAACTGTATTGCTTAATTATGGCTGGCGGAGAAGGTAAGAGGTTTTGGCCCAAGAACAAGAAAAAAAAAGGAGTTTCCAAACAATTTTTTTCGATCAGGGGTAAATCCTCAATGCTTGAAGTGACATTTCAAAGAATGAAAAGGGTTACTTCCAGCAAGAGGATTTTCATAGTCATAAATAAAAAGCAGGCGGTATTTGCGAAAAAGAAAATACCTTCTTTAAGGCAAGACGCTTTTATATTGGAACCGTTTGGCCGCAATACCGCAGCGGCAATAGGACTGGCTGCTTTGCATCTCCAGATTAAAGACCCATCGGCAATTATGCTGGTTAGCCCCTGCGATCATATTATAAAAAATAATAAGAAATTTTTA
This DNA window, taken from Candidatus Omnitrophota bacterium, encodes the following:
- the trpB gene encoding tryptophan synthase subunit beta, which produces MQPDKQGYFGRFGGKFIPETLTTVLKELGAEYSHARKDKIFQKELSCYLNEYAGRPTPLYYAARFSKFLKGPKIYLKREDLCHTGAHKINNTLGQVLLARRMKKQRIIAETGAGQHGVATATAAAMFGLKCVVYMGVKDIERQALNVFRMKLLGAELRPVTSGSQTLKDACNEAIRDWVTNVKDTYYVIGSVVGPHPYPMMVRDFQTVIGKETRVQILKKEGRLPDYLVACVGGGSNSIGLFHPFFNDKKVKFAGIEAAGFGIKTSKHAATLIKGSIGVLHGAKSYLLQDKDGQINIAHSLAPGLDYPGVGPEHSYYKEIGRARYLAVTDKQALAGLKLLSEVEGIIPALESAHAIAYVQKLAPQLTKNKIVVVCLSGRGDKDIDIVQKANLKRFN
- the trpA gene encoding tryptophan synthase subunit alpha — translated: MNRIDKRLNELRKEGKKAFIAYITCGYPNLKLTESLMIELSRAGVDMIEMGMPFSDPMADGITIQMSSQAALKNKITLTKVFSLARRLRAKIEAPLILFTYYNPIYHMGIAKIGKRLLSSGIDGLIVPDLLPEEAGGLKSELKKYNLDLIYLAAPTTKTSRMKKIAQQSKGFIYYISRTGITGARKDISSDIEYNMDRIKRIAKKPVVVGFGISNPAQAAQIARISDGVVVGSAIVNQIKKNLGKPNLVKKVGEFVGELVKAAKEAR